A single genomic interval of Gopherus evgoodei ecotype Sinaloan lineage chromosome 11, rGopEvg1_v1.p, whole genome shotgun sequence harbors:
- the LOC115659830 gene encoding E3 ubiquitin-protein ligase TRIM39-like yields the protein MARPGPSSVMAQRLSCGGAQGPVGKEAEEGLGLENRPLSQPWDQPLQAPEGTGWGEESWGWPCPGWVFSLTGERPPVWPQQIVQALNSLGSRGLGLISPACGPAPARSPSGSGGQELRAEEWGGINTLCLPSRLCRDTSPHPAPESPELEKRIRDFPRENNLQEAVTGFLGKGLAAERGLRRARGFAVDVTLDPDTAHPNLILSEDRKCVRRGDTHQGLPNNPERFDYSACVLGAQRFMGGRRYWEVEVGDKTRWALGVCRESLSRRGQVTLTPEDGYWTVRLRSGEYRALTFPSVPLPVSFRPSPVGIFLDYEGGEVSFYNVTDRSHLFAFTDTFSRTLHPYFHPGLSAGGKNAAPLIICPVPDQAGGN from the exons ATGGCCcgacctggccccagctctgtcatGGCCCAAAGGCTGTCCTGTGGGGGGGCCCAGGGGCCTGTGGGGAAAGAG GCTGAGGAGGGGCTGGGCCTGGAGAATAGGCCCCTCTCTCAGCCCTGGGATCAGCCGCTCCAGGCCCCAGAGGGGACTGGCTGGGGtgaggagagctggggctggccctgcccaggctgggttttctctctgactggagagaggcCCCCAGTCTGGCCCCAGCAGATTGTGCAGGCACTGAATTCCCTAGGCAGCAGAGGTCTTGGCCTCATTAGCCCTGCCTGTGGCCCAGCTCCCGCCCGCTCCCCGtctggctctggggggcaggaacTTAGAGCCGAGGAGTGGGGAGGAATAAACACACTCTGCTTGCCTTCTCGCCTCTGCAGAGACACATCTCCACATCCGGCGCCCGAGTCCCCTGAGCTGGAAAAGAGAATCCGGGATTTCCCACGAGAGAACAATCTCCAGGAGGCAGTGACGGGATTCCTGGGTAAGGG gctggctgcagagagag GACTCAGAAGAGCCCGAGGATTCGCAG TGGatgtgactctggatccagacacggCTCATCCCAACCTCATCTTGTCTGAGGATCGGAAATGTGTGAGACGCGGAGACACACACCAGGGTCTGCCCAACAACCCTGAGAGATTTGATTATAGTGCCTGTGTCCTGGGTGCTCAGAGATTCATGGGCGGGCGGCGTTACTGGGAGGTGGAAGTGGGAGACAAGACGAGATGGGCTCTGGGGGTTTGTAGGGAATCTCTGAGCAGGAGGGGGCAGGTCACACTCACACCTGAGGACGGATACTGGACTGTGCGGCTGAGGAGTGGGGAATACAGGGCTCTCACCTTCccctcagtccccctccctgtGAGCTTTAGGCCCAGCCCGGTGGGGATTTTCCTGGACTATGAGGGGGGCGAGGTCTCGTTTTACAATGTGACTGACAGGTCCCATCTCTTCGCTTTCACTGACACCTTCTCCAGGACACTCCATCCTTATTTCCATCCTGGTCTCAGTGCTGGGGGTAAAAACGCGGCTCCCCTGATAATCTGCCCAGTCCCAGATCAGGCCGGAGGGAATTAG